Proteins co-encoded in one Neovison vison isolate M4711 chromosome 9, ASM_NN_V1, whole genome shotgun sequence genomic window:
- the CACFD1 gene encoding calcium channel flower homolog: MSGSGGAAAAAVSSAPPAQDEGMTWWYRWLCRLSGVLGAVSCAVSGLFNCITVRPLNIAAGVWMIMNAFTLLLCEAPFCCQFIEFANTAAAKADRLRSWQKAVFYCGMAVIPIIISLTLTTLLGNAIAFATGVLYGLSALGKKGDAISYARIQQQKQQVDEEKLTDTLEGEL; this comes from the exons ATGAGCGGCtcgggcggggcggcggcggcggccgtcAGCTCCGCGCCGCCCGCGCAGGACGAGGGCATGACGTGGTGGTACCGCTGGCTGTGCCGCCTGTCGGGGGTGCTGGGGGCCGTCT CTTGCGCTGTCTCGGGCCTCTTCAACTGCATCACCGTCCGCCCTCTGAACATCGCGGCCGGCGTGTGGATGAT CATGAACGCCTTCACCCTGCTGCTCTGCGAGGCGCCCTTCTGCTGCCAGTTCATCGAGTTCGCGAACACCGCGGCGGCGAAGGCGGACCGGCTGCGCTCCTGGCAGAAGGCTGTCTTCTACTGCGG GATGGCCGTCATTCCCATCATCatcagcctgaccctgaccacgCTGCTGGGCAATGCCATCGCGTTCGCCACCGGCGTGCTGTATGGACTCTCCGCTCTGGGCAAAAA GGGCGATGCGATCTCCTATGCCAGGAtccagcagcagaagcagcaggtgGACGAGGAGAAGCTCACGGACACCCTGGAGGGGGAGCTGTAA